In the Apodemus sylvaticus chromosome 3, mApoSyl1.1, whole genome shotgun sequence genome, aggcatgaccCCTCATGGGCTGCAGCCCTTGGGAaacctctcctcccccacccccaccagtgcCTGAAGCAAGCTGTAGAGCTGGCCCGGGGTTGTGAGAGCTGGAGATCAGACCCTGCCCCTCCTCTGGGCAGCTAGAGCTAGGTGAGCCTGGTGAGGAGGGGCAGAGGAGCCGGCCCTGAGGGCATGAGAGTGGGAGAGCGGGCCCTGGCCCTTGCCAGCTGTAGCATTGGGTGGACTAGCTGGGGCAGTGCTAGAGAGCTccccctggtggtgtgggtgctgCAGAGCTGttgggctgaccaactcagcacCACCCAGACCCAGCTGCAGGGTTTTGAGTTGGCACACCTCAACATCTATCCTAtgtatgaactgctggagcactCGAAGGGGccggtcctgcagatccaaagctgcaggatctccatgatcCAGGGCAACAGCAGGAGAGGGGTCCCTATGAGGTCCATTTAAAtgtttgcctgcttgtctgtatgtGTACCACGTGTGTAGTGCCCATGGAGTCTAGAAGGGGGCtctggatcccctggacctggagtgaCAGTAGACAGCCGTGAGGCGCAGTGTGGGTGTGGATTTTCTGCAAGGGTGAGGAGCACtcttacctgctgggccatcccGCCGGCCCTCAGTTCTCATCCTCAAGTGTTTCTTTTGTAGATGGAATTGTCAGGTGTATTATTTAGAGTTAGGGGTGAGAAGGAAGTACTGAAACAGTTAAACTCAAGGCATGGACCTTCTGGCTCTATGTAACCAGGATTCTTGGTTGTTTTGAGATGTCTTTAGGAAAACAAGCACTGCCTCTGTGGGCAGTCTGGGCTTTATTATTTGTGTTGATGTTTCTTGACTCTTGGCCAGCCGGACGTGCAGACTAGATCCCAGGGGGAGCGGCTTCTGCCCCTGCCCTGCTCCTTAATGTCCCTCTCTTTCCAGCCTGCCTCATTGAGAGTCCCAGAGGAAGGAGGCAGGCCCAAAGCGGAATGGAAGGCTTGTGTGGGGTTGTGGTGGCCTGCGGCCAGCCAGCAGGAAGGCCGGATGCTACTTGGACTCACCATGGTGCAGATGATGCAGGGCACTGAGGCCAGTGTGGGGGGAGGGATGCCCTCTGTGGCTCTGGATTCATGTGCTCATAAGCTTCTCAGATAGGGAAACTGTGAGACCAAGCAGCCAGAGGCATCATCAGCTGTGGAGGGGTCAGGGGTAGGGTGATGAGGGACACAGCAGGCACCCCCAAATCAGATGAGGCAGGAATACCGGAAGCTGCAGCTGCTGTtggaggggttggggaggaacCCCAGCTTGAGATCGCTCTGGCTGGTCAGTGCCCTGTGACCAGTCAGGTCTGGGCTCTTGTGCTTCGGACCTaactcctgtctctgctgtcaACTCTCAGAGGACtaggccttgcctaacctctttGGACTTCATCCCAGCTCTGTTCAGATTTGGGAAGGACTCTATACTACCACACGTgtctctacattttctttctttctttttctttctttttttttttttaaagatttattctttgCATAGGAGTACAccctagctgtcttcagacacactggaagagaacatgggatctcattacagatggttgtgagccaccatgtggttgctgggagttgaacgcaggacctctgggagagcagtgttCTTAACATCTGAGCTCTCTCTTCAGCCCTGTGTCTCTACATTTTCATGTTCATGTATGTACTTCATAAACAAATCCAGGGCTTGGAGTTGGGTCAGGCTGGGTGTTGGGCCAGCGTAGGACGTGATGCTCTTTGCTCTTGTACAGTACCCGAAAccaaggcacaggagaggagCACATGGGTGTGAGCCTGAGGGGCAGGAAGTCCATCTGCACATGTGCTGTGTGCTGGACGGAGCTGCTTCATGGGGAGAACACAGAACTTGAGAgtggcagtgtgggggaggggaaggctcaTGCTTGgcgggcaggtgggcaggcaggaaAGTAGCTGAGTGGGCAGGCtggtgggcgggggtgggggagcggGCACCTGCAAGGCCCTGAAGAGCATCTGCATCATCCCGAGAGCAGTGAGGAGCTACTTATGGATGTCAGTCAGGAGAGTGATGCAATCTTAAGTGGTCCTTAAAATGGTCCTCCTGATGCTCCACCAGGGAGAATGAAGCAGGCAATTCCAGTGACCATGACCTATTTCTTCATTTTCACACTGGGTCTTACTATCACAGGCTGACATTAGACtgaccatcctcctgcctcagtttcacaAATGCTGGTATTGTAGGTGTGGGCTGCTACTAACCAAAGACTCACTGGTATTGAGATCAGCCCAGAGGCTACTTGCTGTGGAGACTCAGGGACAGGTGCTGGGCCAGGCCCGTGCAGGTGCTGCGTCTCTGGAGTGCAGGTCCCCACAGCTCCGAGTTCTGACCCGCAGTGGTATTGGCACAGGATGACCCCACACAACAAGGTAAAACCCCTACCCATGCAGAGCCCTGCCCCCCTCACCTACAGGCCCGTCTGCTGCTCCAGGCTTTCCTGGCAgcctccttcacttccttgttcctcaggctgtagataaTGGGGTTCAgcatgggggtcaccacagcgtAGAGGACTGTAAAGACCTGGTCTGAGATCCGGGCCTCCTTGCTCTTGGGTTTCATGTACATGAAGATGATGGTGCTATAGAAAAGCAGGACCACAGCCAGGTGCGCAGAGCAGGTGGAGAAGGCTTTGCGGCGCCCGGTGGCTGAGGGCACTCTCAGGATGGTGGCCAGGATTAGCATGTAGGAGAGGCAGATGAGAGTCAGGGGTACAGGCAGCAGGAGGACAGCCCCCACCAGCAGGAAGGCATCGCTGACTGAGGTGTCGCCACAGGCCAGTTTCAGCACAGCCAGGATCTCACAGGTGAAGTGTCGGATCACGTGGTGGCCGCAGAAGGGCAGCCTCATGGCGATGACCGTCTCTGTCACTGACTTGAAGAGGCAGAGCACCCAGGAGGCTCCTGCCAGCGTCAGGCAGAGCCTGTGGCTCATGAGCACCGGGTACCTGAGTGGCTGGCAGATGGCCAggtagcggtcataggccatgatGGCGAGCAGCAGGCACTCGGTGGAGCCCGTGGAGAGGCTCAGACACATCTGGACGGCACAGCCAGTGAAGGAGATGGTCTTCCGGGACGATAGGAGGTGGATTAGCATCAGGGGGACAAAAGTAGATGTGTAGCAGATGTCCAAAACGGAAAGATTGCccaggaaaaagtacatgggcGTGTGTAGGCGGGCATCCAACACGCTCACCGCCACAATGGCCGTGTTCCCCAGCAGGGTCACCAGGTACATGACGGAGCACAGAGGAAAGAGCAGGTGCTCCAGCATCGGGTAGCCAGAAAACCCCTTCaagatgaactcagagactgctgTCCTGTTGCCGGCCTCCATACTGCAGCGTTCCGCCTGGAAACGCAGATGGGGGCACAAGGACAGGGGGTGCAGGTCGCAGGACCACAGCAGAAGTCGTTAAGGTCTTTTCCAGCTTGGCCACACTTTCCGTGACCTTGGGACGGACTCCTCACCCTCCCTGGGCTTCAGTTCATCCGTGTGAGAGAGGCCGATGGTTCAGAGCGGCGTTCCCTAAACAACTGTTCTTGGAAGTCTGAGCAGGCAGTCTGAAGGATCATGGGGAACCAGCGCTGAATGAGAAATAGAGGACTTGTCATGGTCTTTGAAAGACTAATGTTGATTGGTAGCtctccaaaagcaatatagaccACGTGCTCCCAAACTTATTTGACCCTAGGTCCCCTTGCCGCACTTAACCTATCAGAGTCGAGACGAACAGTTTGGGAGCTGATGAGCTGGGTCAGAGACCCGCACACTGGACTCACTTGGAAGGCTGTCAAAACACACCTTGCTCTCCTCGCATCGGTTCTGGCTCAGTGGGTCTGTGTGCGCGGCTGCAGCTCACTGGCCCAGGCACCACACTTTAAGCTAGGATGTCTCAGAAGGTCCCTTCCTGTCTCTGAGCCATGACTTACACTGTCCCCACTACCTGGAATGTCCGGTAGGGGTCTGGTTTGTCTCTTCTGGCTagctctggtctccacacacccTAGGCTTTGTGTCTTGGGGAGCTGCTGCTGGTCGCTAAGCATGTGAGAGGGAACAGCCCTGTCCCCACATCAGAGATGCTCAGTTGGTGGGCTGAAGCTTTAGAAGATGCTTCCTTCGTGAGCTCTCTAGTGACAGGTATGTCAAAAGGACCCCGAGACCCCGCCTCTGGTCTCATTTCCTCCCAGCCTGAACAAAGGATGCGTTGACTTCCAAACCGCCAAGGCTCTTAACATGGGAGCTTCCCTGACAGGTTCGCTGGTGAGCTGTCTTGTGTCAGACAGGGAAACTGAGCTCACACAGTCGCCGCCAAGGGGCTATAAATCTCCAGTAGGGGTCTTCCCGGCATTATAACATCTAACCACATGGAGCCGACATTTGCCTCAAACAAGCCTCATACCTGCTGTGTTAGGTGGATaccctcctgcttcctccctgcAATCCCCTCACCAgcacaaaacaagcaaagcaaagcaaagcaaagcaaaccaaaaacaatccaacaagataaaacaacaacaacaacaaaacaggtttAAACCCCTCTTCAGTGTTGGAGTACCTGAGACGATGCTATGGTAGCCTGAGCCACAGTGCCCAGGCTCCTCCCTGCCTTGCTGGCTGGAGCCCGTCTGTCTCCTCCTTTTGTTTGCTCCTTGTTTAATCTTTCCAAAAACCAAGAAGTGACTTGGCCACCGTACCGCACTAGGCCTCAGGGGAACAACCAAGCGAATGGTTGCTTTCAGGCACTGACTCCAAACCCTTCCCAGGTAGACCTCTCCACTCTTCCACAcctggcctctcctccctctgtctgtatGCCCTACGAGGCAGACAAACTTCTTTTTGGTAAGGGGGCACTTGAAGGGCCTCTCTGGGCCTCTAACATACCTCAAGTGTCAAAGCTAAGTGAGTTACGCATTATTAACATAATGTCCAGAGCTTAGTTCTACATTGAGCCCCACCTCAAGAAATCAATGGTCACCTCTGCACCAAGGAGAGCTCTGATGTAGTCCCAGGGTCTCAGGTAGAAGCTCTGGTCTCAACCTGACTCTCCATCACCATGGGTCAGAAGGAGTATGAGCTGCGAGTTCCCCACTGAAGCCTGGTGGGGATTCTCTGAGGCTGGGTGTTTGGTGGCGTAACTCTTCTAGCAGAGCTCCACCAGAGACAAGCACCGTGTCAGGAGTGGGGCAAGGCACAGAGATGGTCCTGTCTTCTCTTGGAGCTCCAGTGACCGGAGTGAGTCTCGGTCTCCTCTTTGAATGGTTCATACACTGTAGTTCATCCCTTCAGTTGCTAGGCAACATCAGTAGCTGAGGCCCTGGGCTATGtgctggaacacacacacacacacacacacaaacatggggTCACCTCCTGTGCATACGTGCAACTGAGTGCACAGCACCTGTCTGTCTGACACACCAGTCCATGctgatgtgtgcatgtatggccATTTACAAACTCACACGAGTGTATGCAaatagaactctctctctctctctctctctctctctctctctctctctctctctctcacacacacacacacacacacacacacacacacacacgccccagtACTGGCAGACTTACTTTGGACCTATGGCCAAAGTGCTTTACTGAGTGAGGCAAGATGACCTAGTTTCTAGAGGAAGCGCATGAAGCCGGCGGCTCGTCCAGGGGCGCAGGGGAGTCGTTAGGAAGGAGCAGCCCTGAGGATGGGGTTAcagaaaagcctgggacaggctGGCCAGACCCACTGCGTGTTCTGTCTACTTCCCAGCCTTTGTGCCAAAGAAGAGTCTcaccagctctgccttttctcctACAAccggggaagaaaggagggagacacAGGCCAGGCGGCTCTGTCTGCAGGGCCACAGTgtccttcctgtcttctcctctctcctgatCCACTGCTTCCTAAAACCCAGTTCACAAAGTAAGCCATTCTTTACCTCTTAAGCCAGTCTGCTTCCCCCCTCGGAGTTCCACAGCCTGGTGTTGTAGCTTTGGGGTGACTCCCACCTCTCTCACTTCTTCCCTGCTGCCAGCCCTCCAAGGCCACAGGGATGtcacctcctttcctctcctcccttgggTTCTGAAGACCAAGTCATGGCCCTAGGCAGCTTCTTGCAGACTTCTTACAGCAACTAGGACTAACGTGAATGGAAGGGCCAACTGGTCAATTCTGGACTGATTGCAGTCTAGGGAGCCACTCTTGCAGAACTTGCATATCAGCTGGATCCTTACATTTGGGGAAACCGAGGCTCAGAGATGGTCAGTAGCACAGTGAGTGAGAGTGGGACGCCAAGGCCCTGGTGGTTCCTCGGGGCTCCCCTCTCTTCACTTCCTCTGGCTAACCTGAATCTCACCTCCGGCCTCCTCCCGATCTGTGCTCTGGATCCCTGGAAGACGTTTCACTCCAGTCTGACTTTCCAAACCGTGGAAACATgcctggtttttaatttttatttttttaggaatTCATGAAGAGTTTGCAACTTGATAAAATTAAGTGTAACATTTAGAATTTGGCAGAATTATTTTAAGGGCTGAGGACTCAGCAGGAAGTCTCTGAAGTAGGTGGAATTAGTACATTCTGCTGCGATTAAGGCTGGATAAACCTCAGTGCTCACTGCAGGCAGGAGGGGCTCTccattctgggcagatctcagcgTTCTCCTGAACACCCTTCTAGGGAGCAAGTGGGTCAAACGGAGGTGGCACCATTCGAAGTGCCCTGCATACCAAGGGATTGCACAATCCCCAAGGCACCttcaagagaggagaggaaatgcACCCAGCTAACAAACTTTGGGGTGCTTCAGGGAGGATGTCCCAAAGACCCAATTACACTAGCAAGGCTCCAGCCTAGTTAGAGAGCTTAATTAGTGTAAAAACAAAGTTGGAGAAAGTTATCAGGAATCCACACTTGCAGGTCAGTCCCCAGCCAGAATCGGCCCAGGGACACTTACAAGTAACTCAGTGAGTGGATACGTGCTTAAGGAATGAGTTCATAATTAATGAATACATAAGCAATTTGAATAAGTTCACAAATTAAATCAGAGAACAAGCGGGTAAAAAATAAACACTGCAGCCCGCCCCCCAGGTGGGCGTGAGGGGTCTTGGGTCAGCACCCATCCAGAGTTTACAATATTATAAAATCTGGGGTGTAAGAAGGCAGGTGCTGGACAGAGAGACAAGCACTGCGGTCTTGTTTTGGCTCTCTGACCGAGCCAGTGCCTGAAGACTGTCTCCACCGAGTCCCACTGTATAGACAAGAGATTGCAGTAGAGAGGTCCACAGTGTCATttactgaggcagaaggatggtcACGGTTCACTGTGTCACTTGTCCCCAGTCAGTACAGAATGGGTGTGCCCAGGTGGCGAGTGGCCGCCCAGGTGGCGAGTGACCGCCCAGGTGGCGAGTGACCGCTATCCTCTGGCTCCGCTTGGTCCCTCTTCCCTGCACTCAGGGCATCCGTGTGATCCCCGGAAGTTCCTAGCTTCCAGGGTCCACACCCCTGATGGCTTAAGGTCTCTTTAGATAGTGTTCCGGGGTGCGTGGGAGGACATAGCTAAAGCACAGCCTTCCCTCCTAGATACTGGGGGCGTGCgtaggggagggaggggc is a window encoding:
- the LOC127679877 gene encoding olfactory receptor 13J1-like, whose protein sequence is MEAGNRTAVSEFILKGFSGYPMLEHLLFPLCSVMYLVTLLGNTAIVAVSVLDARLHTPMYFFLGNLSVLDICYTSTFVPLMLIHLLSSRKTISFTGCAVQMCLSLSTGSTECLLLAIMAYDRYLAICQPLRYPVLMSHRLCLTLAGASWVLCLFKSVTETVIAMRLPFCGHHVIRHFTCEILAVLKLACGDTSVSDAFLLVGAVLLLPVPLTLICLSYMLILATILRVPSATGRRKAFSTCSAHLAVVLLFYSTIIFMYMKPKSKEARISDQVFTVLYAVVTPMLNPIIYSLRNKEVKEAARKAWSSRRACR